From a single Micromonas commoda chromosome 5, complete sequence genomic region:
- a CDS encoding predicted protein — MNVICGRVACAPTNSSPRLGSGRSPVSSKRATANLLPKLHSRKNGRGSMFVVRASDGTESSTMDYAGALKFLGLSESASSEDMVRAKNQMIARYENQEDKLQKVEAAYDVVLMRSLMKRSQGEVSDNRVKYADVLSPGATVKQNLPPWARDLTTKLPPRPAFETPDNETLTQCGIALGVLTALTLAQGCSQPPGVDNPPGLQLSLALLGSVWLLRKKNLTLSRSISLALLGLSAGAFVGGAVQGWLRVDIVPLGALSSPSALVSEFGLVGIFAASAFLY; from the exons aTGAACGTGATCTGTGGACGCGTGGCTTGTGCGCCGACGAACTCGAGCCCTAGGCTTGGATCCGGCCGCTCGCCGGTGAGTTCAaagcgcgcgacggccaACCTGCTGCCCAAGCTCCACAGCCGAAAAAATGGAAGGGGCTCGATGTTCGTCGTGAGGGCCTCGGATGGCACCGAGAGCTCCACCATGGACTACGCCGGTGCCCTGAAGTTTCTCGGTCTGAGCGAAAGTGCATCCTCTGAGGATATGGTCCGGGCGAAGAATCAGATGATCGCGCGCTATGAGAACCAGGAGGATAAGCTGCAGAAG GTCGAAGCAGCGTACGATGTCGTGCTCATGAGGAGCCTCATGAAGCGTAGCCAGGGAGAGGTCTCAGACAACAGGGTGAAGTACGCCGACGTTTTGAGTCCTGGGGCGACCGTCAAACAGAATCTTCCACCATGGGCGCGGGACTTGACCACAAAGTTACCTCCGAGGCCGGCGTTTGAAACTCCGGACAACGAGACCCTCACGCAGTGCGGTATTGCCCTGGGTGTGCTGACCGCGTTGACTCTTGCACAGGGTTGCTCGCAG CCTCCTGGTGTCGACAATCCTCCTGGCTTGCAGCTGTCACTCGCTCTCTTGGGTTCTGTCTGGCTTCTGCGCAAGAAGAACCTGACACTTTCTCGCTCCAtctccctcgccctcctcggtcTCTCCGCTGGCGCCTTCGTCGGTGGTGCAGTGCAAGGTTGGCTCCGCGTGGACATCGTCCCTCTCGGCGCACTGTCGTCGCCTTCTGCTCTGGTCAGCGAATTCGGTCTCGTGGGTATTTTTGCTGCCTCAGCTTTCCTGTACTGA
- a CDS encoding predicted protein, translated as MHPVLTAIARLLLGTSLFSSLFLSRPWFDASEGVTLAEYAAAAYCPPETISNWTCPRCAGLTANFEPHAVVYDEAWNLQGYVGYSSDFQKLMVVFRGTIGSSLENWIHNLMATRTQANLPGMPDDAKVHDGFYRSWTRSLLQKQVTEAVQDILKERGVVPVLVVGHSLGGALATLCAAELMYTYNLTDVQLYTFGSPRVGNAAFAEALRNSTLDHTRMTHDRDVVPTVPFEHLGFHHTAREVWQRTVRVGRSPMTLSVEVICDEYGEDPNCQNSICGYPGSCASVADHLEYLGVSLGSTSTSPC; from the coding sequence ATGCACCCTGTGCTCACCGCCATCGCTCGACTGCTTCTCGGCACCTCCCTGTTCTCCTCGCTCTTTTTATCCCGTCCATggttcgacgcgagcgagggcgTCACCTTGGCTGAGTACGCCGCAGCCGCTTATTGTCCTCCCGAGACGATCAGTAATTGGACGTGCCCACGATGCGCTGGTCTGACCGCCAACTTTGAACCTCACGCGGTGGTTTACGACGAAGCCTGGAATCTCCAAGGTTACGTCGGGTACTCCTCGGATTTTCAGAAGTTGATGGTTGTTTTTCGGGGGACAATTGGGAGTAGCCTGGAGAACTGGATTCACAATCTCATGGCAACGAGAACTCAAGCCAACCTTCCAGGCATGCCAGACGATGCCAAAGTTCACGACGGATTTTATAGGTCGTGGACCCGCTCGCTGCTGCAAAAGCAAGTGACAGAAGCTGTGCAGGACATTTTGAAAGAGCGAGGAGTTGTACCGGTGTTGGTGGTTGGGCACTCGCTGGGCGGAGCCCTTGCGACGTTGTGTGCAGCGGAACTCATGTACACCTATAATTTGACCGATGTGCAGTTGTATACATTTGGAAGTCCTCGCGTTGGAAACGCGGCTTTTGCGGAGGCGTTGAGGAACTCGACGTTGGACCACACAAGAATGACGCACGACCGGGACGTTGTCCCGACGGTTCCTTTCGAGCATTTGGGCTTCCATCACACTGCGAGGGAGGTGTGGCAGAGGACCGTCCGGGTAGGCAGATCGCCGATGACACTCTCCGTCGAAGTGATTTGTGACGAATACGGGGAGGATCCGAACTGTCAGAACTCAATTTGTGGGTATCCTGGTTCGTGCGCGAGCGTGGCAGATCATTTGGAATACCTGGGAGTATCTCTcggctcgacgtcgacatcACCTTGCTAG
- a CDS encoding predicted protein, with translation MSAEGSRKPQVVVVGGQFAGRRAAKLLRRGGQFGVTLVDAKSFWEYTPGALRCLVEPRATRRLLQPHPPGTVNATAVGFEKTKTQEGDAVKGVKLNDGSNLRADYVVLATGSSYVSPIKAASDKPCSVEDRKKNITAAHKNLASAPSVLIVGGGTVGVELAAEIVGVWGKSKSVTLITPHSRLLERMPPRAGMLAQRWLTKKGVRVILNDRIEDWGGSKTGGDPALKPSGGTWKLQTRGGEELHASLVYPCIGGAPAAGPAEKSSLGSRGEVNVDDSFRVEGLRNVFAVGDCAGTAEEKTAFTADLNATAVAHNIRAAHNGKRVKEYPKVCGAQSVPSIAVVSLYKWSAVMQFNKLVFGGPVPALVKWFIETMQVHAAKETPVLTELWDVVEQTNVFLGGFMFK, from the coding sequence ATGTCGGCAGAAGGATCTCGTAAGCCGCaggtggtcgtcgtcggcggccaATTCGCGGGTAGGCGCGCTGCCAAGCTTCTGCGCCGGGGGGGTCAATTCGGTGTcacgctcgtcgacgcgaaaaGCTTCTGGGAATACACCCCGGGCGCCCTGCGCTGCCTGGTTGAGCCGAGGGCAACGCGGCGTTTACTTCAGCCTCATCCTCCTGGAACCGTCAACGCTACGGCGGTTGGGTTCGAGAAAACGAAGACGCAGGAAGGGGACGCAGTGAAGGGCGTGAAGCTGAACGACGGGTCGAATCTACGGGCGGACTACGTCGTCCTGGCTACTGGTTCCTCCTACGTCAGCCCCATCAAGGCCGCCAGCGACAAACCGTGCAGCGTGGAGGACAGAAAGAAGAACATAACGGCAGCACACAAAAACCTCGCTTCGGCGCCGAGTGtgctcatcgtcggcgggggaACCGTAGGCGTCGAGTTGGCTGCTGAGATCGTTGGAGTGTGGGGGAAGTCAAAGAGTGTCACACTCATCACGCCACACAGTCGCCTTCTCGAAAGAATGCCCCCGCGAGCCGGTATGCTCGCTCAGCGCTGGCTCACTAAAAAGGGAGTGCGCGTCATTCTCAACGATCGCATAGAAGACTGGGGGGGTTCGAAGACTGGCGGCGATCCGGCGCTGAAACCTTCGGGCGGCACGTGGAAGCTCCaaacgcgcgggggcgaagaGCTTCACGCGTCGCTGGTGTACCCGTGCATAGgcggcgctcccgccgcgggcccgGCGGAGAAATCGTCTCTGGGATCACGTGGTGAGGTCAATGTGGACGACTCGTTTCGTGTCGAGGGACTTCGTAACGTCTTTGCGGTTGGGGACTGTGCGGGTACGGCAGAGGAGAAGACGGCGTTCACTGCGGACCtgaacgccaccgcggtggcgcacaACATCAGGGCGGCGCATAACGGGAAACGGGTGAAGGAGTATCCGAAAGTTTGCGGGGCTCAATCAGTACCCAGCATCGCCGTCGTGAGCCTCTACAAGTGGAGCGCGGTGATGCAATTCAATAAGCTGGTCTTTGGTGGTCCCGTCCCGGCGCTCGTGAAGTGGTTCATCGAGACCATGCAGGTGCATGCAGCGAAAGAGACTCCAGTGCTGACGGAGCTTTGGGACGTCGTAGAGCAGACCAACGTCTTCCTAGGGGGTTTCATGTTCAAGTAG
- a CDS encoding predicted protein: MLRQGSPLKVNLWSHNILQSRDGPFSVLRVRRCLGSVDTGSPTSVPGGNDIGGYVDTFIKQVDEHWTFIAKPEHMRGILQNDRRCQPTHRNLPKDVLLRFALAEDENGEAWVIPDSNAVYPGRGMRVLPSYAALEMCAQSRSFTNSFKRPHVRLPLGIEDYVEAQLKRHTQLALAQALSVASSVKRIGRINRTTQNAKQRTQQLTSFVAFLSEAVSDSIAGHEKGLRTIDTSELCTNIWLLNQSDRMIEDSPGNTGKFYVGESTFARSFHALSVDEILASIELPEAERFRQSRSNYETLKDAFMRSKLNNEKSSDDGNDNNNVIAVEGVSNDVSSRLSQAQLRLKYFRESLANAPNRGTLTIKERRRSKRNT; the protein is encoded by the exons ATGCTTCGACAAGGATCGCCTCTCAAGGTGAACTTGTGGTCTCACAACATCCTGCAATCTCGCGATGGACCGTTTTCTGTCCTTCGGGTCCGTCGATGCCTTGGCAGTGTCGACACGGGCTCCCCAACATCCGTTCCTGGAGGAAATGACATCGGTGGGTACGTTGACACCTTCATCAAGCAAGTTGACGAGCATTGGACGTTCATAGCCAAACCAGAACACATGCGAGGCATACTCCAGAACGATCGACGCTGCCAACCGACGCATCGAAACCTACCAAAAG ATGTCCTTCTTCGTTTTGCTCTGGCGGAAGATGAAAATGGAGAAGCTTGGGTGATTCCAGACTCAAACGCTGTATATCCTGGTCGTGGAATGCGCGTGTTACCAAGTTATGCGGCACTGGAAATGTGTGCGCAATCTCGAAGTTTCACAAATAGTTTCAAGCGTCCTCACGTACGATTACCCCTTGGGATTGAAG ATTACGTCGAGGCACAATTGAAACGCCACACTCAACTGGCGCTCGCACAAGCATTATCTGTGGCTTCCTCTGTGAAGCGCATCGGAAGAATAAATCGAACAACACAGAACGCGAAGCAAAGAACTCAACAGTTAACGTCGTTCGTGGCGTTTTTGAGCGAAGCTGTATCGGATTCAATCGCAGGACACGAGAAGGGCTTGCGCACAATCGATACGAGCGAGTTGTGTACGAACATTTGGCTTCTCAACCAATCCGATCGCATGATTGAAGATTCACCGGGGAATACCGGGAAATTTTATGTTGGCGAGAGTACCTTTGCGCGATCCTTCCACGCGCTCAGCGTTGATGAAATTTTAGCGTCAATAGAGCTACCGGAAGCGGAGAGATTTCGACAGTCTCGAAGTAATTACGAAACGCTCAAAGACGCCTTTATGCGGTCGAAGCTGAATAATGAGAAGTCATCCGATGATGGAAATGATAATAACAATGTCATCGCTGTTGAGGGAGTGTCAAATGACGTGTCGTCGCGCTTATCACAAGCGCAGCTACGATTGAAGTACTTTCGTGAATCACTTGCCAATGCGCCTAATCGAGGTACGTTGACGATCAAGGAGCGCAGAAGAAGCAAAAGGAACACGTAG
- a CDS encoding predicted protein, with the protein MDTSTGAGDAVGDSDRFDLSSKDREFYTQQRAEQVLAPLMAKGASFSKVKLSTKSFGIDAAKVVTKAFANIASTLKEVDLSDIIAGRPEEEALKAMEIITEATLCAKITSVDLSDNAFGEKGVRACTKMLQQQSGIEEISFMNNGISEQAAAAILELLASPQSLKKFHLDKNMTGDDGTAHVGKLLEKAPGMQDFKMAGSRFTSEGAKFLAKGLSAGASLVKLDLTDNNVNEEGGFALAGMLFKQPNLKHVNLEATSLGPKAAIQVAQALASGCPQLEYLNLNACDITPEGVPQVAQAISAMKNLKTLKISENELGDLGVAQICVALKMAGCPVVELDVSTNELVEKGAVAAAKLAASRAGFTSLNLDGNYISDEGVEEVKSIMEGAGIASALMPMEENDADMADDVDDDNAEGLDNLLAHLKL; encoded by the coding sequence ATGGACACCTCCACGGGAGCCGGAGATGCCGTCGGGGACTCCGATCGCTTCGATCTGTCAAGCAAAGATCGCGAGTTTTACACCCAGCAGCGAGCCGAGCAGGTGCTCGCGCCTTTGATGGCGAAAGGGGCGAGTTTCTCCAAGGTCAAGCTCAGCACAAAGAGCTTCGGCATCGACGCTGCGAAGGTGGTGACTAAGGCTTTCGCGAACATTGCCTCAACCCTGAAGGAAGTTGACCTGAGTGACATCATCGCCGGCCGCCCTGAGGAAGAGGCTCTGAAGGCGATGGAGATAATCACTGAAGCCACTTTGTGCGCCAAAATTACCTCCGTGGATCTCAGCGATAATGCCTTTGGCGAAAAGGGTGTCCGCGCGTGCACGAAGATGCTGCAGCAGCAGAGCGGCATCGAGGAGATTTCGTTCATGAACAACGGCATCTCAGAGCAagccgcggccgccatcCTGGAGCTCTTGGCGTCTCCTCAGTCCCTTAAGAAGTTCCATCTCGACAAGAACATGACGGGCGATGATGGGACTGCACACGTTGGAAAACTTCTCGAGAAGGCGCCCGGGATGCAGGATTTCAAGATGGCTGGCTCCCGGTTCACCTCCGAGGGTGCAAAGTTCCTCGCCAAGGGTCTTTCAGcaggcgcgtcgctcgtgaAGTTGGACCTCACTGATAACAACGTGAACGAGGAAGGTGGCTTTGCCCTGGCTGGTATGCTTTTCAAGCAGCCAAACCTCAAGCACGTGAACCTGGAGGCAACGAGCCTTGGGCCGAAAGCCGCAATACAGGTCGCTCAGGCGCTGGCTTCTGGCTGCCCACAGCTGGAGTACCTTAACCTCAACGCCTGTGATATTACTCCGGAGGGAGTACCACAGGTGGCTCAGGCCATCTCGGCCATGAAAAACCTGAAGACGCTCAAAATCTCGGAGAACGAACTCGGGGATCTTGGTGTCGCGCAAATTTGTGTCGCGCTTAAGATGGCTGGCTGTCCAGTTGTGGAGCTGGACGTCAGCACAAACGAGTTGGTGGAGAAGGGTGCTGTTGCGGCTGCAAAGCTGGCAGCCTCCAGGGCGGGCTTCACATCTCTCAACTTGGATGGCAACTATATCTccgacgagggcgtggaGGAGGTTAAATCGATCATGGAAGGCGCGGGTATCGCCTCGGCCCTGATGCCAATGGAGGAGAACGATGCGGACATGGCTGATGATGTGGATGATGACAACGCGGAGGGCCTGGACAACTTGCTCGCCCACCTGAAGCTGTAG
- a CDS encoding predicted protein — translation MNHKDVRNKYSISKQGQPDWCHFCKCWVQTHANAKRMHEQSNQHKKAVETKMREIRKTKQKEEREEEATKRALASIEAKAAQAYQADLAGGARPEDTHGPKPLSAEARLRLEQESVKHELEEAIAKELKARAEAEYRTQQEIGEWKFDDRSSYYWHAKSSCYFDPKTKMFFNTKSNAWSKDGPENAPPVPGDATPSGPEQVPEEQYPLGPFSSKAAKSTPAAPVVASQKAAIPAAQVSKVAGWTHAPSGIQPAGRVASSTKPTGKPTGMTSMFNLGYGTNHPAYEAAKARSQASAQRAMESAGGRTFQAADIKQLGVVGKDGGAAKRKRVEGESAAKQPKVSKEEAEALARRAAARARVEARTMKSFGLE, via the coding sequence ATGAATCACAAGGATGTGAGGAACAAGTATTCCATCTCGAAGCAGGGCCAACCGGACTGGTGCCACTTCTGCAAATGCTGGGTCCAGACTCACGCGAACGCGAAGAGGATGCACGAGCAGAGCAATCAGCACAAGAAAGCCGTCGAGACGAAGATGCGAGAGATCAGGAAGACCAAGCAGAAGGAAgagagggaggaggaggccacgAAACGAGCGCTGGCGAGCATAGAGGCAAAAGCTGCGCAGGCCTACCAGGCCGATCTCGCTGGGGGAGCTCGACCTGAGGACACACATGGACCCAAACCGCTAAGCGCGGAGGCTCGTCTTCGGCTGGAACAGGAGAGTGTGAAACATGAACTTGAGGAGGCGATAGCAAAAGAGCTCAAAGctcgggcggaggcggagtaCAGAACGCAGCAGGAGATTGGTGAGTGGAAGTTTGACGACAGGTCGTCGTACTACTGGCACGCGAAGTCGTCATGTTACTTTGACCCGAAGACCAAGATGTTCTTCAACACGAAGTCGAACGCCTGGTCCAAGGATGGCCCGGAAAACGCGCCCCCGGTTCCCGGCGATGCGACCCCGTCGGGGCCTGAGCAGGTACCGGAGGAGCAATACCCCCTAGGGCCATTTTCttccaaggcggcgaagtcCACCCCAGCCGCGCCAGTCGTCGCCTCTCAAAAGGCTGCCATTCCTGCGGCTCAGGTGAGCAAAGTTGCAGGCTGGACACACGCACCCTCCGGGATTCAACCCGCTGGCCGAGTTGCCTCGAGCACCAAGCCGACGGGCAAGCCGACAGGCATGACAAGCATGTTCAACCTAGGGTACGGCACAAATCATCCTGCATATGAGGCGGCAAAGGCGAGGTCTCAGGCATCCGCCCAACGGGCAATGGAaagcgcgggcgggcggacGTTTCAGGCCGCGGACATCAAACAATTAGGAGTAGTGGGCAAAGATGGTGGCGCTGCGAAACGCAAGCGCGTAGAGGGCGAATCCGCCGCGAAGCAGCCCAAGGTTAGCAAagaagaggcggaggcgctggccAGACGAGCCGCTGCGCGGGCAAGGGTAGAGGCTCGAACGATGAAATCGTTTGGGTTAGAATGA